From Triticum aestivum cultivar Chinese Spring chromosome 4A, IWGSC CS RefSeq v2.1, whole genome shotgun sequence, a single genomic window includes:
- the LOC123083274 gene encoding 7-deoxyloganetin glucosyltransferase: MGSLAAVERPHAVMIPYPAQGHITPMLKLAKLLHTRGFHITFVNTEFNHRRLLRSQPQGAVGGLLGLPAFRFAAIADGLPPSDRDATQDTAALSYCTMTTCLPRLKELIIKLNEEARSSGGALPPVTCVVADGTMCFALVAARELGLRCATFWAPSACGFMGYCYYKGLVERGLFPLKDEAQLTNGFLDTIINWIPSMPKDLRLRDLPSFVRTTDPDDIMFNFFIHETTAMTQASAVIINTFDELDTPLLDAMSKFLPPIYTVGPLHLTVRNNVPEDSPLLGIGSNLWKERDEPLRWLDDQPPRSVVYVNFGSITVMSNEHLLEFAWGLANSGYTFLWNVRPDLVKGHDNAVLPPEFSAATEGRSMLSTWCPQEKVLEHEAVGVFLTHSGWNSSLEGICGGVPMVCWPFFTEQQTNCRYKCTEWGIGMEIGEEVTRTEVEAILREAMEGEKGSEMRRCALKLQESAVASARHDGRSMRNVDRLIHEVLLA, translated from the exons ATGGGGTCGTTGGCGGCAGTTGAGAGGCCGCACGCGGTTATGATCCCCTACCCGGCGCAGGGTCACATCACGCCGATGCTGAAGCTTGCCAAGCTGCTCCACACCAGGGGCTTCCACATCACCTTCGTCAACACCGAGTTCAATCACCGCCGCCTTCTGCGCTCGCAGCCGCAGGGCGCCGTGGGCGGGCTACTTGGCCTGCCCGCGTTCCGGTTCGCTGCCATCGCCGATGGCCTTCCGCCGTCCGACCGTGATGCCACGCAGGACACCGCTGCGCTGTCCTACTGTACCATGACGACCTGCCTCCCGAGGCTCAAGGAGCTCATCATCAAGCTCAACGAGGAGGCCCGGTCCTCCGGCGGCGCGCTGCCGCCTGTGACCTGCGTGGTGGCCGATGGCACCATGTGTTTCGCTCTTGTCGCCGCGCGCGAGCTCGGCCTCCGCTGCGCCACGTTCTGGGCCCCCAGCGCCTGTGGTTTCATGGGCTACTGCTACTACAAGGGTCTAGTCGAGCGTGGTCTCTTCCCTCTCAAAG ATGAGGCACAGTTGACCAATGGATTCTTGGACACGATCATAAACTGGATACCCTCGATGCCAAAGGACCTGCGGCTGCGTGACCTCCCGAGCTTCGTGCGCACCACAGACCCTGATGACATCATGTTCAACTTCTTCATCCATGAGACGACCGCCATGACGCAGGCGTCAGCGGTGATCATCAACACCTTTGACGAGCTCGACACGCCCTTGCTCGATGCCATGTCTAAGTTCCTACCGCCCATCTACACAGTGGGGCCACTCCATCTGACAGTTCGCAACAACGTGCCCGAGGATAGCCCTCTCCTCGGCATCGGCTCCAATCTTTGGAAGGAACGGGACGAGCCTCTCCGGTGGCTCGACGACCAGCCGCCACGCTCAGTGGTGTATGTCAATTTTGGGAGCATCACGGTGATGTCAAACGAGCATTTGTTGGAATTCGCCTGGGGGCTGGCCAATAGCGGCTACACCTTCTTGTGGAACGTACGACCTGACCTTGTCAAGGGCCATGACAACGCCGTACTTCCGCCGGAGTTCTCCGCGGCGACGGAGGGGCGAAGCATGCTCTCGACATGGTGCCCGCAGGAGAAGGTGCTGGAGCATGAGGCCGTAGGGGTGTTTCTCACACACTCCGGGTGGAACTCATCGTTGGAAGGCATCTGCGGCGGTGTGCCGATGGTGTGTTGGCCCTTCTTCACGGAGCAGCAGACCAACTGCCGGTACAAGTGCACGGAGTGGGGCATCGGGATGGAGATTGGGGAAGAGGTGACCAGGACCGAGGTCGAGGCCATTCTGCGGGAGGCCATGGAGGGGGAGAAGGGGAGCGAGATGCGACGGTGCGCGCTAAAGCTCCAGGAGAGTGCCGTTGCCTCAGCGCGGCATGACGGAAGGTCCATGCGCAATGTTGATAGGCTCATCCACGAGGTGCTGCTGGCTTGA